GGCCTCAGACCACGGCGCAGGGCCGCTGCACACCGGAGTATTCCTGAACGCCTGGCTCATGGACCAGGGATTGCTGCATATGACGCGCGACTTTGAAAAGACCTTTTCGCGGCCCGCCGCCGGTGGTCTGGGACTGTTGCGCCGCGTGCTGGCCAAGGCCGTGTCCGCCGTGGCCCCCAGGGCCGCAGCGGCCATGAAGGCCGGGGCTCTGGCCTGCGAGCAGGCCCGGGTCAACAACCTCCTGCGCTCCATCATCGACTGGGAGCGCACCCTGGCCTGGTCCGACGGCATGGGCGGCGGCATCTATGTCAACCCGCCCGCCTCCGAAGGCCCCAAGGGACGCACGGCGCTGTGTCGGCGCCTGTCCGCCGGGCTTCAGGGGCTCGTCGATCCGCGCACCGAGAAAGCCGTGATCGAAGCCGTGCACTGGCGGGAGGACATCTATCACGGCTCCATGGTCGAGGCCGCGCCGGACCTCATCCTGACCTGCGCCCCCGGCTACCAGATCTACGCCCCGCACGAATTCCTGATCAACGCCAAGGCCCCGAGCCGGGAACTCTTCCTCGACCATCCCTGGTCCGGCCGCCATGAAGAATACGGCGTCTTCGTCCTGGCCGGTCCCGGCGTCGGCGGCGGCGACGCGGATCGGTGCGAGATGGCCGACGTGACGCCCACCCTGCTCACCCTGCTCGGCATCCCCCTGCCGGAGGGGCTTGACGGCCATGCCTTGTCCCGAGCCCTGGCGGACGGCGGCCCGCCGGATTCCGCGTCCGATCCGGCGGCGGTCTCCGGCCGACAATCCCCTGACATGGCCGACGGCGGGCCAGCCCCCGCCGACCCACAGCTTGCCCCGGAAGACGAAGAGGCCATGAAGGCGCAACTCAAAAGCCTGGGGTACATGTAATGCCTTCACGGCGCCTGGACAGCCGGAAGCCGTGCGTCCTGATCGTCGGGGCGGGGCTGGCCGGGCTGTGTGCCGCAGTGACCCTGGCCGAGGCCGGGCAACGCTGCCTGCTCCTGGAACGGGAGCCCGAGGCGGGCGGGCTGGCCCGCTCACTGACGCTGGACGGCGTCACCTTCGACTACGGCCCCCACGTCCTTTTCGAGGAAGACAGCCCTGGCGGGCGGCTTCTCGTCGACATCCTGGAGGACGGGCCGGTCATCTCGCGCCGGTTCGCCTTCGCCATCCAGGCCGGGGGGAGGCACTTCGCCTTTCCCAACCATTTCGACGTGCTTCGCTATCCCTGGCGCTATCAGCGCGAGATACTGGCCGGGCTTCTCGGCCCCCGTCGGCCAGGCGACGATTCGGCCCGGGGCGAGCTTTCGGCCAAGACCGGTCCCGGCCTGTACGCCCTGCTTTTTGCGGGCATGCTGCGGAAAAAGAGCGCCCTGGACGGCGACGCCCTGCACCGCCACTGGCTTTTGCGACCAGGCCGGACGGTTCACGGCGACCTGGAGCCCCTGCCCCGCCAAAGCAAACTGGCCACGCTTTTCGGCATCATCACGCGCCTTCGGCGGCGCTATCTCTATCCGGCAGGCGGTTTCGGACAGCTGCCGGATCGGCTGCTTGCGCGTTTTACCCGGGCAGGGGGCCGGAGCATGCTCGGTTGCGGGCCGATTGCGTTTTCCCGCGAGGCGGACCATATCCGCGCCGTGACCGTGGGCGGACAGCGGATCGCGGTGGACCAGGCGATCTGGACCGGGCCCATGGACCGGCTCCAGCAGGCCTTGGGACTTGGCGGCGCGCCCGCCCCCCGTTTTGAGGACATCCTACTGGTTTTTCTGACCTACGACTGCCCCCGCCCGCCCCGGCGGCCCTTCGTCTATGTCTACCACCCGGATCCGGAAATCATCTTCAACCGCAGTTCCTACCCCGCGTCCATCTTCAATGGGCTCGGGCCGTCCGGCCGCGAGGGCATCTGCCTGGAAATCACGCCGGGGGCGGTTCCGGGACATCATTGCATCGACGATCTCGTCCGGCGGGCGATAGCGGATGTGGAGCGCCTGGGCCTGCATCCCACCGCGCGGTTGCGGGAGAAAAAGGCCCTGCTTTTGCCCTCGGCCCTGCCGGTGTACGATCTCGGCTATGCGGCGCGCATGACCGCAGCCCGCCGGGACATCCGGGCCGTGGGCAACCTTTTGAGCGTGGGCCGACTCGGCGGCTGGCATTTCTGCATGTCCCCCGAGGCCGCAGACCAGGGGATCAAGGCCGCCCGCGCCGTGCTTGCGAAATCCTGCGGGAGGCGCGACCCATGAGTTTCGCCACGGCCACGCGCGGCGGCGACGCCCGCTCCCGGCTGCGCATCCTCAAGCGGCACGCCCAGGCCTTTGTACGTCACGCCACGCTTCGCCGCCTCGGCAACTTCGTTCTGGCCGAGTTCGAACGCCTGATCGGGCGGGAGCACGTCTCATCGCGCCCCTACCTGCTCAAAATCGAACCCTCGAACATCTGCAACATGCACTGTCCCTACTGCCACGACGGCCGCAGCGCCCCCGGACCCGGCCAGCGCCCCTACGGCCGGATGACCCTGGGGCAGTTTGCCCGTGTGCTCGACGACGCCGCGCCCTGGCTTTTCAAGATCAACCTGTACGGCTTCGGCGAGCCGTTTTTATTCCCCGAAACCTTCGACATGATCCGGCTGGCGGCCGACCGCAACATCGGGGTGGGCGTGTCCTCGAACATGCAGCTTGCCGATCCCGGGCTGGCGCAACGCATGGTGTCCTCGGGGCTGGAAACGCTTATCGTCTCCATCCACGGCGCGACCCAGGCCAGTTGCGCCCGATTCATGGGCGGCGGCGACCTGGATCTGGCGCTTGGCAACGTGCGGGCCGTGATCCAGGCCCGGAATGAGGCCGGGACCGCGCTTCCCTTTGTGGACTGGCAGTACTGCGTGACCGGGTTCAATGCCGGGGAGATGGACGCAGCCAGACGGTTGGCCCTCGATATAGGCGTGGACCAGATCCGCTTCATCCGGCCGTTTCTGCCGAAAAGCGCGCCTCCGGACTGGTCCTGGTCCGGTTTCCCGCCCATCGACGAAAACGCCGAACGGCAGGGATGCCCCTGGCTGTGGCGGGCCGCCTACATCAACTGGGACGGCGGGGTGTTGCCCTGCTGCCGGGACGTGCGCAAAACGGCCAACGATTTCGGCGACGCCTTCGACCCGGGGATTTCGCGGCTTTGGAACAATGACCGCTTTCGGGCCGCACGGCGGCTCGTGGCCAAGGGGGTGGACGCGGACGACGGCACGGCGCGGATGGCGGGCGTCATGTGCGCCGCATGCCCGGCCGTCCGGGGAACCCGGGGGCGCACGCGCCCATGACCCGGCCGCGCATCGCCGTGGACCTGCACAGCCTGACCGGGCTCATGCAGGGCGTCAGGACGTATTCCCTGCAACTGGCGCAGCGTCTGCCGGGCCTGGACCCGGACAGCGACTACCTGTTCTACCTGCCGGACGTGCGCGGCGACGAGGCCGCCCGCCTTGCGGTAAAAAACGTCTCCCTGCGCCGGATACCCGGCTCACGACTGGCCCGGCTGCTCAGCTTCGGGACCAGGCTGGCCCGGGACCGGGCCGACCTCCTGCACGGACAGTACCTCTCGCCGCCCTTTCTGCCCTGCCCGGCGGTGCTGACCCTGCACGACGTGCTGCACGAATCCCACCCCCGGTTCTATCCCGCCCGCATGCGACTGCTCATGCGACGGCTCTACCCCCTGGCGGCGCGGCGGGCGGCCCTGGTTTTGACCTGCTCGCAGTATTGCCGCCGCGAGATCATCGAACGGTACGGCGTCCCTGAACATCGTGTCGCGGCCATTCCCCTGGCCGCAGGCGGGGAGTTCCGGCCTGCCCGGAACGAGACGGATCGTGCGGAGGCATCCGCCGTGGCGGCGAAATACGGCCTACGCGGCCGGTACGTGCTGTTCGTGGGCAGGCTTGAACCCAGAAAGAACATCCCCGCCCTGGTGCGCGCCTTTCAGGCCCTCGGGCCGCACGGGGGCGGGGAGCTGACATTGGCGGCGGCGGGCATGGCCGACCCGCTCTTTGCCACCCGGGACGCCCGGGAGCTTGTCCGGGGCGACCGCCGGGTGTCCCTGCTCGGACGTGTGGCCCCGGAAGATCTGCCGCACCTTTACCGGGGGGCGGAGCTTTTCGCCTTCCCCTCCCATGCCGAGGGATTCGGTTTGCCGCCGCTTGAGGCCATGGCCAGCGGCGTACCGGTGGTCTGCTCGGACACCACCGCATTGCCCGAGGTGGTCGGCGACGCAGGACTTCTGGTTTCGCCGAACGACGAGGCCGGGTTGGCCAGGGCCATGCAACGGATACTGACGGACGGCGAACTCCGTGCCAGCCTCATCGCCAGGGGTCTGGCCCAAAGCGGCCGGTTCAGCTGGGACGCCACGGCCAGGGCCACCTGCGCCGCGTATCACCGGGTTCTGGGGGACGTCTGATAGGATCCGCCGGGCGGGGCGGGCGATTTTGTTTCGATCAGTTCCCCCGGCTCGAAGAGGTCCAGGAAGCGCATGGCCCCGGGATCGTCCAGAAGCCGTCGTTCATAGCGGCGGGCGAACTCCCGGGCTATGCGGGTCTCGACGTCCGGCCCGTCCGACCGCCCGGCATCCTGGACGTCGGACGGTTCGAGGGGCGGTTCAATGGTCACGGTGAACGGTTTCGTCTTCCCCCGGACCACAAAAAGCGGCAAAATGGCTGCGCCGCAGCCCAGGGCCATACGCGCGGCTCCCGTGGGGAAAAGCACCGGCTGGCCGCACAGGCGAACCAGCACATGCTCGCCCAGACGCCTGAGCCATCCGGCCCCGTCACCGGAACACAGCACCAGGCCGTTTTCGCGAAGGACTCTGAACGCGGGCAAGAGCCCCTCCCGGGCGTCGAGCATCTCGCCGGGAATCGCGCCCTCATACCGCCTGCGAAGACGCAGGGACACCCCCCGCCCCACGGCGCTCAGGCCCGTCTCGTTCACACACCCGATCTGCATGGCCCGGCGCCCCAGAAGGGACAGCGCGGCCAGGGCCAGTTGCTCCGGTCCCAGATGGGCCTGGATGAGCACCGCTCCGCGCCCCCTGGCCAAGGCCGCGTCCAGATGTTTTAGCCCAGAAAAATCGGCGATATCGGCCAGGGACTCCCGGGCCAGCCGGGGATAGACGAAGACCAGAAGCTGGCTCACGTAGTGGTTGCGGAAGTTCTCGCGCACGGCCCGGCGCATGGCCTGGCCCGGGGCAAGGCCCATGCGGCCGAGATTTCGTTCCAGACGGCGGCGTTTGTCCGCAGCCACGGCCCAGTGCAGGTCTCCCAGGGCCCGAAAGACCGCCAGGGCCGCGCGCGGCGGCAGACGCTCCACGACGAAGCGGAAGGGATACCAGGCCACAAGGCGCAGGAAATCGCGCAGGAAGGATTCGCGGACACGCACGGTCAACGCCTCCGGAGCCTGTCCCGAAGCGCGAAGATCTCCCGGGCCAGGCGCTCAAGGTAGGCGGTGCGGGGCTGGGAATAAAAACGGGGAGTCAGGAGATCGTCGTCCGGATCAAGCACGCCCTGGCGCACGGCCAGTTCCCGGATGGCGGTATGCGGCTCGATGCGAAGACCCGAAAAATGCGGATGCAGGCGCGGCCCCATGCGCAGCCTGGCCAGGGCGCAAAAGGCCAGCATGCGCGCAAAGGCCCCGGGTGTCTGGCCAGGCGGATTGCAAAAGAAATTGCAGCTGACCTCAACCCCGGGCGTATCGCGCAACAGCGCCATGGCCCGGCGGATATCGGCCAGGGTCTGGCTCTTGCCCAGCCGTCGCAAGGCCTCGGCGGAAAAGCCGTCCGGCGAAAGCAGCACATGGTCGCATCCGGCCGCCACCGCCAGATCGAGGAACCCCCTGTCCAGCCACTTCTCGCTAAACCATGCGGACCAGGACAGGCGCGCCCCGCTCCGGATGATCTCGCGACACACGGCCTCGGCGTGGGGCCGTGGCATGTTGAAGACGGAATCCACGAAGGTGAAGCGCCGCGCCCCGAGCGCCGCCAGGCGGGCCACCTCCTGCCCCACCTGGGCGGGGGACTTCAGGCGCAGCTCCCGGCCGTTGAGAAACCCGTAGGGGCAATAGACGCAGGTGAGCGGACAGCCGCGCTTGGTCTCGACGCCAAGCGGTTCGGCCATGCTATCCCGGCCGTAGTCCCCGACCGCAAAGGCGGAGGCGTCCGGCGAGACCAGATGGCGCGGGGGTTTGGCGGGGCCGCTGAAACGCACCTCCCCGTCCCGGCGGTAATAGACCGACGGGACCGACCCCGGATCGCCGAGCCGGGCCAAAAGATCCGGCAGGGCATGTTCCCCTTCGCCCAGGACGCCGAAATCGAACTCCGGCACGTCGCGCATGACCGCTGCGGCAAAAAGCGAAAAGCCCGCGCCGCCCACGAGAAGCGGCCCGGACATGCCCTGCCGGAGTTGGCGCGCCAGACGCTTGAAGTCCTCGTAGTAGCTGGTCTTGGTGAAGGGGGAATCGAGGTTTCGCAGCGACACCCCCGCTGCCTCCGGGCGAAAGCCTTCCAGCACGCGCGAAAGCTCCCCCCAGGGATCGGAGCAGATATTGAGGTCCAGAGTGCGCACCTGGTGCTCCTGGAGGCAGGCCGCCAGGCAGGCCAGTCCCAGCGGATAGACCAGGATGTCCCGATCCGAGACGTAGGCCTGGACGAGCAACACCCTCATGGCCGGAAAAACCTCCGCTTAAGACGCCGCAGCGCCGTGAAAATCCCGGCCCAGGCAGGCTTGAACGCATCGCCGCCAAACGCCGCCGCCACCGGCCGCCAGGCCAGAAATCGCAACAGGGGCGAGGGAAAACGGCCCCCCCGGGCCATGGTCAGAAGCAGGTTGTGGTAGCCGGGCGCCCGCTCTTCGTAGCTCTTGCGGTAGATTTCCGGCGGCTCGCCATGCATGAACCCAGCCTCCCTGGCCTGGAGTTCCAGGCCCGTGCCCGGGAAAAACGTCAGGGAAAAAAGCTGGAGGCGGAAGGGCTTGGGCATCCGCGCCACCAGGGCCACGGTCTGGCGCTTGTCCTCGGCGGTCTCGAAGGGCGCGTCCAGGATGATGTCGTACAGGGGCGGCATCATCCGCCGCCTGTGGGCATGGATGCAGTTCATGGCCGATAAAATGCGCTCGTTGGTCATGGACGCCCGGTTGTAGAGCTTCTGGATGCGCGGGCTGCCGGTCTGCACCCCCATTTGCAGGGAAAAAAGGCCCGCATCCATGAGGATGTCCATCTTCTCGGCGGCCAACGTCAGCGGGCTGGTCAGGCAGGAAAAGGGCAGGCCGATGCGCTCACGGTACTGACCGAAGAACTCCCGCATGGCCTTCCCCGGCATGCTGGTCAGGGCGTCGTCCGAAAACCAGACGAACTCGATAAACGGCATGGCCCGCCTGGCCGCCTCAAGTTCCTGCATGACATGGTCGGCCGTGCGCCAGCGCACGGGGGGGGAGTCCGGGTACATGGTTCGCAAGGCGTCGTTGGCGCAGTAGGAGCAGCGATGCGGGCAGCCCCGGCCGGTCAGGGTCTGGTAACCGATGCGGCCGTAGAGGGAGGACAGCGAGGCCCCGGCCATGAACTGGCGCTGGCGGGCAAGGTTCAGGGGCTCGATGCGGCTGCCGTCAAGCACGAAATGGCCCTCAAGGGCATAGTCCGGGGCAGGCAGGCGATCCAGCTCCCGCACCAGGGGACGCGGCGGCACGCCCGGCCCGCTCCCGGCCCGCCTGTCCCATATGCCGGGGATGGCCCGGGTATCCCCGCCCCAGACAAGGGCCCGGGCCAGATCCACGAGGGCCTGTTCGCCCTCGCCCACGCAGACGAAGTCCGCATATTCCAGGCATTCCTGCGGCCGCAGCGTGGGATGCACCCCGCCCCAGACCACCGGAATCCGGCCCGCTTGGCGCAGATGCCGGGTGATCTGCACGGCGTTGTCGAAAGAGTTGGTCATAAGGCTGATGCCGATGAGACCGGCGTCCACGCACAGTGCGGCGAGCTGCTCCAGGACCGCCTGGGGATATCGATCCGGCCCCGCAGCGCCGTCCTCGGAGGCCCTGTCGGGCAGAAAGACCATCCGGGCCTCAATCCCTGCCCGGCGCAGACAGGCCGACAGCGTACGCAGCCCGAAGGCCGTGAGGTCGGGATAGGGAGAGACAAGGACGACGATCATTCCCCCATCCTCCCGCGCGACCCCGGTTCCCCTCCAAGACGGGCGGCCAGCCAGGCCCCGACGCGACGCCAGTCGCCCTGCAGCATGGCCCGTACGCCCTTGCAGGCCAGACGGAACGCCTCCCCGGCCACGTACCCCAGCCGGTAAAACCAGACCGGTTTGGCGCGCCCGAACCAGGCCGCCAGCCCCGGCCGCAGGAGAAGCCGCATGACCGGCTCGGGGAGGTTTTGAAAGGTCAAGAGGTAGAGCAGAAACCCAGGATAGGTGCGATGCGGCGGGACATGGAACGGCCGACGGTAGACCTGGGCCGTCTCGTCCTGAAGCAGCCCCTCGGCCACGGCCCGGGCGTGCAATGCCGTACCCGGAAAAAAAACCAGGCTGGAGATGGCCAGGCCGTAAGGCTTGGGCAGGTTGGCCAGAAGCCGCACCGTGTCCATCAGATCGTCATGCGTCTCCCAGGGCGAGTCGATGATCACATGATAGACCGGCGGCAGAAGCCGCGCCCGGCGCGATGCGATCATGCGGCCGCAGGACTCGATGCGCGCCACGCTTTCCTTGCGCCGGAATATGCGGCGTATCCTTTCGCTGCCGGTCTGCACG
Above is a genomic segment from Desulfolutivibrio sulfodismutans DSM 3696 containing:
- a CDS encoding alkaline phosphatase family protein, with product MLGWDGATFDVIRPLIARGRMPHTARLMAEGAFARLRSTIPAVTPVAWTTMITGVNPGKHGILDGHQLDPETGRIRFASAAMRRAPPLWSLINAHGGRTAVLNVPVTYPPEQVNGFLAPGMFTPPGAPDAIFPADMGAAFLARFGPLADSPPKYPDPLRYLESLLAGVQTRLEMVLWLMERGPWELLFAVFMEVDRVQHFFWQYRDPAHPRHRELGDAVDRVYEALDAALGRILTAVGPDAIVALASDHGAGPLHTGVFLNAWLMDQGLLHMTRDFEKTFSRPAAGGLGLLRRVLAKAVSAVAPRAAAAMKAGALACEQARVNNLLRSIIDWERTLAWSDGMGGGIYVNPPASEGPKGRTALCRRLSAGLQGLVDPRTEKAVIEAVHWREDIYHGSMVEAAPDLILTCAPGYQIYAPHEFLINAKAPSRELFLDHPWSGRHEEYGVFVLAGPGVGGGDADRCEMADVTPTLLTLLGIPLPEGLDGHALSRALADGGPPDSASDPAAVSGRQSPDMADGGPAPADPQLAPEDEEAMKAQLKSLGYM
- a CDS encoding protoporphyrinogen/coproporphyrinogen oxidase produces the protein MPSRRLDSRKPCVLIVGAGLAGLCAAVTLAEAGQRCLLLEREPEAGGLARSLTLDGVTFDYGPHVLFEEDSPGGRLLVDILEDGPVISRRFAFAIQAGGRHFAFPNHFDVLRYPWRYQREILAGLLGPRRPGDDSARGELSAKTGPGLYALLFAGMLRKKSALDGDALHRHWLLRPGRTVHGDLEPLPRQSKLATLFGIITRLRRRYLYPAGGFGQLPDRLLARFTRAGGRSMLGCGPIAFSREADHIRAVTVGGQRIAVDQAIWTGPMDRLQQALGLGGAPAPRFEDILLVFLTYDCPRPPRRPFVYVYHPDPEIIFNRSSYPASIFNGLGPSGREGICLEITPGAVPGHHCIDDLVRRAIADVERLGLHPTARLREKKALLLPSALPVYDLGYAARMTAARRDIRAVGNLLSVGRLGGWHFCMSPEAADQGIKAARAVLAKSCGRRDP
- a CDS encoding radical SAM/SPASM domain-containing protein — protein: MSFATATRGGDARSRLRILKRHAQAFVRHATLRRLGNFVLAEFERLIGREHVSSRPYLLKIEPSNICNMHCPYCHDGRSAPGPGQRPYGRMTLGQFARVLDDAAPWLFKINLYGFGEPFLFPETFDMIRLAADRNIGVGVSSNMQLADPGLAQRMVSSGLETLIVSIHGATQASCARFMGGGDLDLALGNVRAVIQARNEAGTALPFVDWQYCVTGFNAGEMDAARRLALDIGVDQIRFIRPFLPKSAPPDWSWSGFPPIDENAERQGCPWLWRAAYINWDGGVLPCCRDVRKTANDFGDAFDPGISRLWNNDRFRAARRLVAKGVDADDGTARMAGVMCAACPAVRGTRGRTRP
- a CDS encoding glycosyltransferase family 4 protein, with the protein product MTRPRIAVDLHSLTGLMQGVRTYSLQLAQRLPGLDPDSDYLFYLPDVRGDEAARLAVKNVSLRRIPGSRLARLLSFGTRLARDRADLLHGQYLSPPFLPCPAVLTLHDVLHESHPRFYPARMRLLMRRLYPLAARRAALVLTCSQYCRREIIERYGVPEHRVAAIPLAAGGEFRPARNETDRAEASAVAAKYGLRGRYVLFVGRLEPRKNIPALVRAFQALGPHGGGELTLAAAGMADPLFATRDARELVRGDRRVSLLGRVAPEDLPHLYRGAELFAFPSHAEGFGLPPLEAMASGVPVVCSDTTALPEVVGDAGLLVSPNDEAGLARAMQRILTDGELRASLIARGLAQSGRFSWDATARATCAAYHRVLGDV
- a CDS encoding lysophospholipid acyltransferase family protein; amino-acid sequence: MRVRESFLRDFLRLVAWYPFRFVVERLPPRAALAVFRALGDLHWAVAADKRRRLERNLGRMGLAPGQAMRRAVRENFRNHYVSQLLVFVYPRLARESLADIADFSGLKHLDAALARGRGAVLIQAHLGPEQLALAALSLLGRRAMQIGCVNETGLSAVGRGVSLRLRRRYEGAIPGEMLDAREGLLPAFRVLRENGLVLCSGDGAGWLRRLGEHVLVRLCGQPVLFPTGAARMALGCGAAILPLFVVRGKTKPFTVTIEPPLEPSDVQDAGRSDGPDVETRIAREFARRYERRLLDDPGAMRFLDLFEPGELIETKSPAPPGGSYQTSPRTR
- a CDS encoding B12-binding domain-containing radical SAM protein, whose translation is MRVLLVQAYVSDRDILVYPLGLACLAACLQEHQVRTLDLNICSDPWGELSRVLEGFRPEAAGVSLRNLDSPFTKTSYYEDFKRLARQLRQGMSGPLLVGGAGFSLFAAAVMRDVPEFDFGVLGEGEHALPDLLARLGDPGSVPSVYYRRDGEVRFSGPAKPPRHLVSPDASAFAVGDYGRDSMAEPLGVETKRGCPLTCVYCPYGFLNGRELRLKSPAQVGQEVARLAALGARRFTFVDSVFNMPRPHAEAVCREIIRSGARLSWSAWFSEKWLDRGFLDLAVAAGCDHVLLSPDGFSAEALRRLGKSQTLADIRRAMALLRDTPGVEVSCNFFCNPPGQTPGAFARMLAFCALARLRMGPRLHPHFSGLRIEPHTAIRELAVRQGVLDPDDDLLTPRFYSQPRTAYLERLAREIFALRDRLRRR
- a CDS encoding B12-binding domain-containing radical SAM protein — encoded protein: MIVVLVSPYPDLTAFGLRTLSACLRRAGIEARMVFLPDRASEDGAAGPDRYPQAVLEQLAALCVDAGLIGISLMTNSFDNAVQITRHLRQAGRIPVVWGGVHPTLRPQECLEYADFVCVGEGEQALVDLARALVWGGDTRAIPGIWDRRAGSGPGVPPRPLVRELDRLPAPDYALEGHFVLDGSRIEPLNLARQRQFMAGASLSSLYGRIGYQTLTGRGCPHRCSYCANDALRTMYPDSPPVRWRTADHVMQELEAARRAMPFIEFVWFSDDALTSMPGKAMREFFGQYRERIGLPFSCLTSPLTLAAEKMDILMDAGLFSLQMGVQTGSPRIQKLYNRASMTNERILSAMNCIHAHRRRMMPPLYDIILDAPFETAEDKRQTVALVARMPKPFRLQLFSLTFFPGTGLELQAREAGFMHGEPPEIYRKSYEERAPGYHNLLLTMARGGRFPSPLLRFLAWRPVAAAFGGDAFKPAWAGIFTALRRLKRRFFRP